From bacterium:
GTATAAAACCAGCACCTTATACAGTTGAAGAAAACGGGAAGAAATTAACAGAATACATTATAGGGATTCTACCAAAAGAAAAACTGGAAAAATATCCATTTCATCGTGCAGTAATTAAAAGTGGTAAGGAATTTTTTGAAATATCTTTTACAACTTTAATTGGACTTAAACTTCTTTTTCAAAGAAAACTTTCAATCAGACATTTTACAGGACCTGTTGGAATATCAGAAATAGCAGTTGCTGCATGGAAGGTTGGATTTGTAAGTTATTTACAGTTTATGGCTATTTTGAGTATAAATCTTGGAATAATAAATCTAATACCATACCCAGTTTTAGATGGAGGTCATATTTTTGGGCTTTTAATTGAAAAAATAAGAAAGAAAAGACCTAATATGAAGACACTACAGATAATTCAGAATATAGGGGCAATTTCATTAATTTTATTTGCTCTTTTCATCACATATCAGGATATTGGAAGAATTTTTGAAAGAAATTTAAAGATTAAATGAAAAATACAAAGATTGTTAAAATAGGAAATATCTGCATAGGTGGAAAAAATCCAGTTGCAATTCAGGGAATGACAAAAGTTCCTACCTCAAATCTTCCTGTTTTAAAAAAACAGATAAAAAAAATGATAAAAGAAGGTGCAGAGATAATTAGGTTTTCGGTTCTAAATGAATATGATACAGATTCAATACCTGTTTTAAAAAAAGAATTCCAAATACCATTTGTTGCAGATATTCATTATGACTGGCGCTTGGCAAAATTATCAATTGAAAAAGGAATAGATAAAATAAGAATAAATCCAGGAAATATTGAAAAGAAGTATTTGAAAGAAATAATAAAGGTAGCGAAAGATTATAATATTCCGATAAGAATAGGTTTGAATTCAGGTTCGGTTAAATTAAAAGGAGATTTGGTTTCTTCTTTAATTGATTCAGCAAAAGATATAGTTAAGTTTTTTGAAGATAATAATTTTTTTTCAATTGTGATTTCTTTAAAAACACCATTTGTAAAAGAAACAATAGAAGCATACAGAAAAATATCGGAAATTTTTGATTATCCATTACATCTTGGAATAACAGAGGCAGGAACTGGTTATCTTGCAATATCAAAATCAATTCTTGGTATTGGAATTTTATTGAATGAAGGGATAGGAGATACAATAAGAGTTTCTTTAACAGGTCCACCAGAAGAAGAAATAAAAGTTGCAAAATCAATTTTACAGTCATTAAATTTAAGAATATTTGAACCTGAAATAATATCATGTCCTACCTGTGGAAGAATGAAGGTAAATTTAAAAGAAGTTCTTGAAAGAGTAAAGAAAGAGATTAAAAAAATTGAAAAAAAATATCCTGAAATAAAAGAATTGAAGATAGCAGTCATGGGCTGTTCAGTGAATGGTCCTGGAGAAGCAAAGCAGGCAGATATAGGGATTGCAGGTGGAGATAAAAAATGGGCATTATTCAAAAAAGGCAAAATAATAGGCACATATAAAGAAAGCAAAATAGTTGAAAAACTCATTGAAGAAATTACACCCGACCATCCCACCTTTAAGGTGGACAGTGAAGATTAAGGTGGACAGTGAAGATGGTTGAGGCAAGCGGGTTTTGAGAGGGGATTTTTTATTCTGTAATTGCAGCACCAAAAGCAACAACAAATTGAGGTTCAGGCAAAACTATTATTTCTTTTTCAATAACTTTTTCTATTGAGTATTTTAATGCTGTAATTTTTGCTCCACCCCCACAGAAAACTATTAATTCACTTTGTCCAAACTGTCTTACCATTCCTGCAATTCTTGAAGCAATTGAATTAAAAAGTCCACCTGCTATATCTTCTTTCGGTGTTCCTGAAGTAATCAATGAAACAACCTCACTTTCAGCAAAAACACTACAGGTTGAATTTATCTTCACAGGATTTTTTGAATTCATTGCAAGATTTGAAAAATTTTCTACATCAATTCCAAAGACATTTGCCATCATTTCAAGAAATCTTCCTGTCCCAGCAGCACATTTATCATTCATCAAAAAATCAACGACTTCACCATTTTCGCTTACTTCAACGACTTTTGTATCCTGACCTCCAACATCAATTACAATACATTTTTTCTTTCCGATAAGATAATAAGCACCTTTTGCAACTCCTGTTATTTCAGTTATTATTTTATTTGCTTTTCTGAAAATTCTTCTTCCATATCCAGTTGAAACAATACTCTCAATATCACTTTCTTTTATTCCACTTTCTTCAATTGCTTTATTTAAAACGATTTCAGCACATTTTTCAGGTTCTGCTGTTGTTCTCGTTATTGCTTTACCCTTTATAATCCCATCTTCCACAATAACACATTTTGTAGTAACTGAACCGATATCTATTCCTGCTTTAATCCTCATTTCTATCCTATCATTTCTATAAATGCTTCTATTCTTGTTTTTAACTGTCCTGTATCCTCTTTACTTAAATCTGTCTTTAATGATAAAAAAGGTATTCCCTTTTCTTTTAGTATATTTCTTAAAACAGGTATCTGTATTTCAAAAACATTGCATAACCTTAAATTATAATAAACAACTCCATCAAGATTATATTTTTCAACAAATTCTAAAATTGCATTTATCTGTTTGTCAATTCCAATAAAACAGGAGCATAAACTTGGAGCAATATATTTGAGTGTAAGAGTTCTTATAACACTTTTTTCTGTTTCTTCATCTATCTCAACAGGATTGTAAAGATGACCGTAGGCAGAACACATTGTATCACAGGCAACATAACAACCAACTTCTTCCAGTATTTCAAGAATTTTAAAATTTGGGAAAATTATTGGAGGCCCTGCAAGTAGGATTTTTTTGTTATATTTATTTTTCTTTATTTCAATTTTTGATATTTCATCATAAAGTTTTTTGGCATTATCTGTCCATTCTTCTATTGAAGTAAAGAAAGAAGCATTCGCCATTATGAAATAATCAAAAGAGTTCATTATACCTGTTTTTTTACCCCTTAAATCATAAATTTTTCTGAAAATTCTTGTTCTTTCGTTTGTCATTTTGCAAACCTCTATCAGGTCATTTCTTTTCGGTTTTGTTTTGAATTTCTTTTTTAAATACTCATAAAAATCAGAATATGCTTTTTCCCATATTTCAATACTTTCTTTATAATCACTGTTTCTCGGTATATCAAGAAAATAAATATCCTTTACAACAGGACTTAATATTTCAGCAAGTTTAACTTTACCATCACATGAACCTGTAATAACAAGAAGGTCAAAATTATTTATTTCATTTTGTGATAAACTTCCACAGATTGCTTTTATTAAAGGACATATATCTCCTTGAATTATTTCTTCTCCAGATTCAGCACAGTGCAAATCCTCGTTACATAATCTTATAGGTATTCCACCAGATGCAATTATTAATTCCTCAGGAACAAGTGCACAAAAATATCCAACAATAGGTTTTTTTCCTTTTATTTTTTTCAATTTTTCAGTATCAATTATAACATTGTAAAAATAATTAATAGTTTTTAAATGAGAAAATCTCTTATATTTTTCTCCTTCTTTTTTATAATCAGTAAAAATTTCCGGTTTTTTGTCATAAAGATTTTCAAGAATTTTACAGTATTTTTCATCAATAAATTTTTTATTTTCTTTTTTCATTTATCATCCTTTTTATTTAAATTTTGATTCTGTAATTTTTTTCCCGAAGAAACTAACTGATAAACAACCATCCTTTGGACATATTTCAACACATCTTAAACACATAATACATCCATTTTGGTTATAAATACCATCTGTATTTTTATCGTACATTTCAGTAAGTCCCATCGGGCATGTTTCAGTACAGAGTCCACATTTATTACAATTTACCGCTTTCTTTTTAAGTTCAATTCCTGCTCCTCTGTTAAACCATGAATTTATAAGACCAACAGGGCATAGATGACACCATATTCTTCTTCCAAAATAAAATGCAGCAAGAAAAATTCCCATAACAATCCATGCAAGAATTGTAAATGTTGAAGTGATAGCATTTTCAAAATCTTTCCAACCAGGTTTAATCAAGCCGAATAAAGGACATATAAGACGGGCAGGACATATTTGACAGTACGGCAAAAAAAGATAACATTGAAATCTTCTGAAATTTGGTATTCCTATTAATGTAGAAATAAAAAAAGCAATAGCCATTATTCCATAAGAAAATAATCTTAAAGAAACTCGAAAACCCGAAGGAAATCTTTTTGCAGGTATATTCATTTTTTTCCTTATTGAAGTTATAAAATCTCCAACTGTTCCTATTGGACATACCCATCCACACCATATCCTTCCAAAAAGAAAACAGAGTAAAATAAATAGTGTTAAATGAGGGAGTAAATATTTTATATGTGTCTGCCATGTTAAATTTTCAGAAATAAAATGAAATATACATGCTTTAAATAATCCACCTCTTGGGTTAAATCTGCATATAAGAGATGGTGGATAATTTTCTAAAACAGGGTTTGTTCCTGATGGCCAGAGTATTTTTCCTTTTTCAAACTTTGTTGTTGACATAGCATCTTCAGGTGCTTTTAATTTTGGGAATAATGGTTTTCCTGTTTCTGCTTCCAATCTTGTTTTAAAAATATAGCCACCATAAACAATTAAAATCAGTGATACAATTTGAACAACCCTTCTTAAAAAAGAAATTTTGTTTCTCATACTTTTTTTGAATTTTTAATTGTTCTGAATATTGTAAAAAACAATAAAGTTAAAAGGGGAATTATATACCAGTAATATCTTACTTCAGGACTTCTATCAACCTTTACAAGTAATTCTCCAACATCTATATTGATTGACTCTGTTGAAACAGGAGTTTTTCCTATTGAAGCATTTATAATTGGTAAAACACTTGTCTGACTGAATTTATTTTTTCTTTTTACATCAATTCCATAAGTTAAAACATATTTCCTCTGTTTATTTGTATTTGCAGGAAAAAGAATTTCTGCTTCAAGAATAGAATTATCAGGCCATCTTTCAAGAACTGTTATTTTTGTTGGAATTTCTTCTCCACTGTTAAAATCATTTACTGTAATATTGTCTTCAGAAATAACAGATGAAGGAGAAAAAGATACTTTTCCATTTACATAAAAATCTCCTTTAAGTGAAGGATATGTAAAATCAATTGACAATTTTTCAGAAGATAAGCAAATATTGTATATTAATAAAAATATAGGTAGTATAAGGTTTTTTTTCATTTTTTAAGGATTCAGGACTATCTTCCCGAGATTTTTCTCACTGTGATAACCTGTTATATCCATTGCCCAGAAACTTGTTTCCTGTATTCCACTTGTTTTAAATCTTGTAATTCTTATAGACCATATTTCTTTTTCTTTTGGAGAACTAATATTCATTGAAGAAAAAGGTAAAGATATTTCAATACCCCAGTAATTTTGAACTTTATTCACAGCATATTTTATTCCATACGGATTCCATTCAGAAACCTGTTTTGTTTTATCGTACTTTTTATATACAGGATTTCCAACAGGTGAAAAACTTAAAACATATCCTGAGCCATTTCCAGAAGGAGAGAGAATTATTTCAACTTTATCATCCGAAGTTAAATTCTGTAAATTTTCATCCCTGCAGTATATTCCAATATAAAGATTATTTCTGTCATATGTTAAAAGTGTCCATGTTTTATAAATTGCTTCAGAACCTTTTGTAGAAGTGAAATTAGAAAGAACTGTTGCTTTTTTCCATGCTTCATCTCCAAATAGACCATCAATTACAGGAGGAGTTTCTATTGGTTTAATATTTGGTAGTTTACTTATATCAATTTGTGTTTCTTTTTTTTCTTCCATAGTGCTTCCAAGAGTAAATGACTTAAATTCTCTTCCTCCTCCAACAAGTTTAAATTTTATGGAGTAATTACCTGTTTTTATTTCAGGTTTTGGATAAATTGTAACTTCAAAATAGACCTGTCTTCCTTTTGGTATTGACATTTTTTTAGGAGTTACTTCAAAATCAAAAGCAGAACTTTCAGGAATTAAACTTATTTCAGCAATTCCTCTATCCATATTATTCTGAAGAAATATTTTGAAAGTTGTTTTATCTTTTACTACGAGAGAATATGTTTCCGGTTTTACAATTAAAGAATCTGCCTGTCTAAAAACATTATCACAAAGATGCGCATAGAGAAACGAAGATGATAAAATCAAAATAAAAAAAATTTTAAAAAACTCAATTTTCCTTTTCATATATTACTCCTTTTAATATAATAATACCCTTTATTTTTTTGGTGTCAACTTTTTCCATCCCACCTTTGAGGTGGGAAGTAGGAATGATTGATGGAAGCAAATTTTGAAAGGGATTTATAGGGATTTGCTAAATTCATTATGTAAAAGGTATTATAAAATGTAATTATGGGAGAAATGATTGAAAAATTTATATCAGAACTAAAAAATAAATATAAAGAAAATATTGTTAAGGTATTGGAAGTTGATGAGAAAGAAGGTAGTTTTTATCCTTTGCCTGATTTTATTCTGCCTGTTTTAAAAGAAAAACTTAAAGAAAAAGGTATTGAGAGGATTTATTTACATCAATTGAAGGCACTTGAAAAACTAAATCAGGGAGAAAACATAGTAGTAACGACACCCACAGGCAGTGGAAAGACACTTATTTATAATATTTTTATTATAAACGAAATTTACAAAAATCCGGATATTAAGGGTCTTTATATTTTTCCAACAAAAGCACTTACACAGGACCAGTTAAAAAATTTAAGAGGATTTGATATAAAAGCAGAGATTTACGATGGAGATACACCAGATGATTTAAGGAGAAAAATAAGAAGTAATCCACCAAACATAATTTTGACAAATCCAGACATGCTTCATACTGCTTTTTTACCATTTCATGAAAAATGGAGAAGTTTTTTTTCAAAATTAAAATTTATCGTTATAGATGAAATTCATACTTATAGAGGAATTTTTGGAAGTAATGTTTCCCATGTTATAAGAAGGTTGAGAAGAATATGT
This genomic window contains:
- a CDS encoding 4Fe-4S binding protein, producing MRNKISFLRRVVQIVSLILIVYGGYIFKTRLEAETGKPLFPKLKAPEDAMSTTKFEKGKILWPSGTNPVLENYPPSLICRFNPRGGLFKACIFHFISENLTWQTHIKYLLPHLTLFILLCFLFGRIWCGWVCPIGTVGDFITSIRKKMNIPAKRFPSGFRVSLRLFSYGIMAIAFFISTLIGIPNFRRFQCYLFLPYCQICPARLICPLFGLIKPGWKDFENAITSTFTILAWIVMGIFLAAFYFGRRIWCHLCPVGLINSWFNRGAGIELKKKAVNCNKCGLCTETCPMGLTEMYDKNTDGIYNQNGCIMCLRCVEICPKDGCLSVSFFGKKITESKFK
- the ispG gene encoding flavodoxin-dependent (E)-4-hydroxy-3-methylbut-2-enyl-diphosphate synthase; this encodes MKNTKIVKIGNICIGGKNPVAIQGMTKVPTSNLPVLKKQIKKMIKEGAEIIRFSVLNEYDTDSIPVLKKEFQIPFVADIHYDWRLAKLSIEKGIDKIRINPGNIEKKYLKEIIKVAKDYNIPIRIGLNSGSVKLKGDLVSSLIDSAKDIVKFFEDNNFFSIVISLKTPFVKETIEAYRKISEIFDYPLHLGITEAGTGYLAISKSILGIGILLNEGIGDTIRVSLTGPPEEEIKVAKSILQSLNLRIFEPEIISCPTCGRMKVNLKEVLERVKKEIKKIEKKYPEIKELKIAVMGCSVNGPGEAKQADIGIAGGDKKWALFKKGKIIGTYKESKIVEKLIEEITPDHPTFKVDSED
- a CDS encoding 2-hydroxyacyl-CoA dehydratase family protein gives rise to the protein MKKENKKFIDEKYCKILENLYDKKPEIFTDYKKEGEKYKRFSHLKTINYFYNVIIDTEKLKKIKGKKPIVGYFCALVPEELIIASGGIPIRLCNEDLHCAESGEEIIQGDICPLIKAICGSLSQNEINNFDLLVITGSCDGKVKLAEILSPVVKDIYFLDIPRNSDYKESIEIWEKAYSDFYEYLKKKFKTKPKRNDLIEVCKMTNERTRIFRKIYDLRGKKTGIMNSFDYFIMANASFFTSIEEWTDNAKKLYDEISKIEIKKNKYNKKILLAGPPIIFPNFKILEILEEVGCYVACDTMCSAYGHLYNPVEIDEETEKSVIRTLTLKYIAPSLCSCFIGIDKQINAILEFVEKYNLDGVVYYNLRLCNVFEIQIPVLRNILKEKGIPFLSLKTDLSKEDTGQLKTRIEAFIEMIG
- the rseP gene encoding RIP metalloprotease RseP, whose amino-acid sequence is PFGGYVKLAGEEIDKEKFEEWEYMGKSPGIRSKILFAGSLNNLIFGFILLIPVFMIGTISYEGTKIGDFIKNFPAEKSGLKVGDEVLEVNGEKCKTWLDVTLKIKDYTKKYKDKPLNLKIKRENEILIYSIKPAPYTVEENGKKLTEYIIGILPKEKLEKYPFHRAVIKSGKEFFEISFTTLIGLKLLFQRKLSIRHFTGPVGISEIAVAAWKVGFVSYLQFMAILSINLGIINLIPYPVLDGGHIFGLLIEKIRKKRPNMKTLQIIQNIGAISLILFALFITYQDIGRIFERNLKIK
- a CDS encoding acyl-CoA dehydratase activase, with product MRIKAGIDIGSVTTKCVIVEDGIIKGKAITRTTAEPEKCAEIVLNKAIEESGIKESDIESIVSTGYGRRIFRKANKIITEITGVAKGAYYLIGKKKCIVIDVGGQDTKVVEVSENGEVVDFLMNDKCAAGTGRFLEMMANVFGIDVENFSNLAMNSKNPVKINSTCSVFAESEVVSLITSGTPKEDIAGGLFNSIASRIAGMVRQFGQSELIVFCGGGAKITALKYSIEKVIEKEIIVLPEPQFVVAFGAAITE
- a CDS encoding sugar-binding protein, translating into MKRKIEFFKIFFILILSSSFLYAHLCDNVFRQADSLIVKPETYSLVVKDKTTFKIFLQNNMDRGIAEISLIPESSAFDFEVTPKKMSIPKGRQVYFEVTIYPKPEIKTGNYSIKFKLVGGGREFKSFTLGSTMEEKKETQIDISKLPNIKPIETPPVIDGLFGDEAWKKATVLSNFTSTKGSEAIYKTWTLLTYDRNNLYIGIYCRDENLQNLTSDDKVEIILSPSGNGSGYVLSFSPVGNPVYKKYDKTKQVSEWNPYGIKYAVNKVQNYWGIEISLPFSSMNISSPKEKEIWSIRITRFKTSGIQETSFWAMDITGYHSEKNLGKIVLNP